Proteins encoded together in one Halalkaliarchaeum sp. AArc-CO window:
- a CDS encoding type IV pilin N-terminal domain-containing protein gives MQLKSFVTEKRAVSPVIGVILMVAITVILAAVIGTFVLGLGDQVGDTAPNANFDVDVDDEEQNVTFTHSGGDQIDPSTLKFTTSGDVGLNDSTDLSANSHHDENGDLNLGNITFDQMSAGDSLTAELDDNDGTVNLVWDSGDRSSILRSVDVAFGSN, from the coding sequence ATGCAACTGAAATCATTTGTAACGGAAAAGCGAGCAGTATCGCCGGTCATCGGGGTCATTCTCATGGTCGCGATCACCGTCATTCTGGCGGCCGTGATCGGGACGTTCGTGCTCGGCCTGGGCGATCAGGTCGGGGACACGGCGCCGAACGCGAACTTCGACGTCGACGTCGACGACGAGGAACAAAATGTCACGTTCACGCACTCGGGCGGGGACCAGATCGACCCGAGTACGCTGAAGTTTACCACGTCGGGGGATGTCGGGCTTAATGATAGTACCGACCTAAGCGCTAATTCCCATCACGATGAGAACGGTGACCTCAACTTAGGAAATATCACCTTCGACCAGATGTCGGCGGGCGACAGCCTCACGGCTGAGCTGGACGACAACGACGGAACCGTCAACCTCGTCTGGGACTCCGGCGATCGGTCGTCGATCCTTCGATCGGTCGACGTGGCCTTCGGATCTAATTAA
- a CDS encoding amphi-Trp domain-containing protein codes for MCPLGTDHQPIPEEVLFKTEEPRSRAEIAEALVAAEEIGAGTVRLDGDGDATTVEIPDTPLFEVELERLTDSETGEERYELEYEIRWTG; via the coding sequence ATGTGTCCACTCGGGACGGACCATCAACCGATCCCCGAAGAAGTACTCTTCAAGACCGAGGAACCGAGATCCAGAGCCGAAATCGCCGAGGCGCTCGTCGCCGCCGAGGAGATCGGGGCGGGGACGGTCCGACTGGACGGCGACGGGGACGCGACGACCGTCGAGATCCCCGACACCCCACTGTTCGAGGTCGAGCTCGAACGCCTCACCGACTCGGAAACCGGGGAGGAGCGCTACGAACTGGAGTACGAGATCCGCTGGACGGGGTGA
- a CDS encoding alpha-ketoacid dehydrogenase subunit beta, whose protein sequence is MSTGLETAGETETMTVREALREAMREELRRDEDVFVMGEDVGTFGGVFQVTGDLIEEFGEERIRDTPISEAGFVGAGVGAAATGSRPVVEVMFSDFLGVSMEQIMNQMAKMRYMFGGKTEMPVTIRTTEGGGQRAASQHSGTVHTWFAHFPGIKAVAPGTPAAAKGLLKSAIRSNDPVMVFENKVIYEQEGEVPTDPDFTVPLGEASIEREGEDVTVVATQRLVGETLDLAEEMADEADLEVIDPRSLYPLDTETIAESVRKTGRLVVADESPLSYGTHAEVVARIVEEEFFSLDAPIQRVGIADTHVPFSPTLEDEVIPTGEDVREAIDRVI, encoded by the coding sequence ATGAGCACCGGACTCGAGACCGCCGGTGAGACCGAGACGATGACCGTCCGGGAGGCGCTCCGGGAGGCGATGCGCGAGGAGCTCCGCCGCGACGAGGACGTGTTCGTGATGGGCGAAGACGTCGGCACGTTCGGCGGCGTCTTCCAGGTCACCGGCGACCTGATCGAGGAGTTCGGCGAAGAGCGGATCCGCGATACGCCGATCAGCGAGGCCGGCTTCGTCGGCGCCGGGGTCGGGGCTGCAGCCACCGGTTCCCGGCCGGTCGTCGAGGTGATGTTCTCCGACTTCCTCGGGGTTTCGATGGAACAGATCATGAACCAGATGGCGAAGATGCGCTACATGTTCGGCGGGAAGACGGAGATGCCGGTGACGATCCGCACCACCGAGGGTGGCGGCCAGCGCGCCGCCAGCCAGCACTCCGGCACCGTCCACACGTGGTTCGCGCACTTCCCGGGGATCAAGGCGGTCGCCCCCGGAACGCCGGCGGCCGCAAAGGGGCTGCTCAAGTCGGCGATCCGGTCTAACGATCCGGTGATGGTGTTCGAGAACAAGGTGATCTACGAGCAGGAAGGGGAGGTTCCGACCGATCCCGACTTCACGGTTCCGCTGGGCGAGGCCAGCATCGAACGCGAGGGCGAGGACGTCACCGTCGTCGCGACCCAGCGGCTCGTCGGTGAGACGCTCGATCTTGCAGAGGAGATGGCCGACGAGGCCGACCTCGAAGTCATCGATCCCCGATCGCTGTACCCGCTGGACACCGAGACGATCGCCGAGAGCGTCCGGAAGACCGGCCGGCTGGTCGTCGCCGACGAGAGCCCGCTGTCGTACGGCACCCACGCCGAGGTGGTCGCGCGGATCGTCGAAGAGGAGTTCTTCAGCCTCGATGCGCCGATCCAGCGCGTGGGCATCGCCGACACGCACGTCCCGTTCAGCCCGACCCTGGAGGACGAGGTGATCCCCACGGGCGAGGACGTCCGCGAGGCGATCGATCGGGTGATCTGA
- a CDS encoding PQQ-binding-like beta-propeller repeat protein, with amino-acid sequence MNRRTFLATVGVGGAALTSGCQGLAGDDRLEWRFETGGSVTSVPAVDDGMVYTGSRDRSVYAIERDSGEEVWQFETDDGVAGSPTLAGDYLYVGSWDGHLYALDREAGTEQWAVDVGGYVGATPTIGERGDEGGEGGDGDEGGDGDEGGDGDEGGDGGEGGDRDVVYLGSGGRAVYAIDRFEGETLWTFEEPTDVVLSTAVVDPDRNRLYVGANDGTLYAIGTGGAGGTDGTGGTDGAGAGELAWKYRTGDAVNCTVALEEELVYFGSYDGAVYALDRETGDREWAFETGDRVQSSPTVADGTVHVGSADGSVYAIDRLTGEKEWTYDTGGTIYNSAPVLSGDTLYVGGASGSGRVHALDRDSGEEKWQFDTDGTVHDSPTIAAGTLYVGSNDGHLYAVSI; translated from the coding sequence GTGAATAGACGGACGTTCCTCGCGACAGTGGGGGTCGGCGGGGCAGCCCTGACGAGTGGCTGCCAGGGACTCGCCGGCGACGACAGGCTCGAGTGGCGGTTCGAAACCGGCGGCAGCGTGACCTCGGTTCCCGCCGTCGACGACGGGATGGTTTACACCGGGAGCCGCGACAGGTCGGTGTACGCGATCGAGAGGGACTCGGGCGAGGAAGTGTGGCAGTTCGAAACCGACGACGGTGTCGCCGGCTCGCCGACGCTCGCGGGCGACTACCTGTACGTCGGCAGCTGGGACGGCCATCTCTACGCGCTGGATCGCGAGGCGGGAACCGAACAGTGGGCCGTCGACGTCGGCGGATACGTCGGCGCGACGCCGACGATCGGCGAGAGGGGCGACGAGGGCGGCGAGGGCGGCGACGGCGACGAGGGCGGCGACGGCGACGAGGGCGGCGACGGCGACGAGGGCGGCGACGGCGGTGAGGGGGGCGACCGAGACGTCGTCTACCTCGGTAGCGGCGGTCGGGCGGTGTACGCGATAGACCGGTTCGAGGGCGAAACGCTGTGGACGTTCGAGGAGCCGACCGACGTGGTGCTCTCGACGGCCGTCGTCGATCCGGATCGGAACCGCCTGTACGTCGGTGCCAACGACGGTACCCTGTACGCCATCGGGACCGGCGGCGCCGGCGGGACCGACGGCACCGGCGGGACCGACGGTGCCGGCGCCGGGGAGCTCGCGTGGAAGTACCGGACCGGCGACGCCGTCAACTGCACCGTCGCGCTGGAGGAAGAGCTGGTGTATTTCGGGAGCTACGACGGGGCCGTGTACGCGCTGGATCGGGAGACGGGCGACCGCGAGTGGGCGTTCGAGACCGGCGACCGCGTGCAGTCGTCACCCACTGTCGCCGACGGGACCGTCCACGTCGGCAGCGCCGACGGGTCGGTGTACGCGATCGATCGGTTGACCGGCGAGAAGGAGTGGACGTACGACACCGGCGGCACGATATACAACTCGGCACCGGTGCTTTCGGGGGACACGCTTTACGTGGGCGGCGCCAGTGGATCCGGGCGCGTACACGCGCTCGACAGGGATTCCGGCGAGGAAAAGTGGCAGTTCGACACCGACGGTACCGTCCACGACTCGCCGACGATCGCGGCGGGGACGCTGTACGTCGGGAGCAACGACGGCCACCTGTACGCGGTGTCGATCTGA
- a CDS encoding ATP-binding protein → MTDRRDEGDGTFDRNAAYSQLYEVMQSEASLNTRLEAALEVGASAFDVEMSYIAEIDREAGDWEIVLTNSPSERPDPIGLQEDLENTFCSRTIEEETTIAFADVADVGLEDHPAAVEYGISCYHGAPILVDGKTYGTVCFSSQDPRAKPFTEAEKSFTHLLAQMIGHEIEQADYDRELAERERELNEREEIYRALIDASFDFVFRLDLDGRFVHEVGGRAVHDTQSIDAFLGYGDEGLDGTPITVAHPNQETTDWAWSLFDRVLNGETVEARYFPLETNSGEIVYVDLRGAPIYDGDVPPEERSPEDIVGVQGTARDATERKRRDGLISVINRILRHNLRNDVGVIDGYAELLESNVNDGENAALAGRIRTAADRLLDLSETAQKLEENVDAPPELRPVDVVPVLDRVVEQIDATYPDAEITVSGPESAVTESAPRMETALWELVDNAAKHTGESPAIDVDVAIEGTGEADSSATVVITVADDGPGLPEMERSVLEAGEEEPLVHGQGLGLWLVYWIVTSLEGDVSVADSRRGTTIQVRLPAAEGSAESSGPTSGESS, encoded by the coding sequence ATGACCGACCGACGGGACGAAGGCGACGGGACGTTCGATCGAAACGCCGCGTATTCGCAGCTCTACGAGGTGATGCAGTCGGAGGCGTCGCTGAACACCCGTCTCGAGGCGGCACTCGAGGTCGGCGCGTCCGCCTTCGACGTGGAGATGAGCTACATCGCGGAGATCGACCGCGAGGCGGGCGACTGGGAGATCGTCCTCACGAACTCCCCGAGCGAACGACCGGACCCGATCGGGCTTCAGGAGGACCTCGAGAACACCTTCTGCAGCCGGACGATCGAAGAAGAGACGACGATCGCGTTCGCGGACGTCGCCGACGTCGGGCTGGAGGATCACCCGGCGGCCGTAGAGTACGGCATCAGCTGTTACCACGGGGCCCCGATCCTGGTCGACGGCAAGACGTACGGCACGGTCTGTTTCTCGTCGCAGGATCCCCGGGCGAAGCCGTTCACGGAAGCGGAAAAGTCGTTTACGCACCTGCTGGCCCAGATGATCGGTCACGAGATCGAACAGGCCGACTACGACCGCGAACTCGCCGAACGGGAGCGCGAACTCAACGAACGGGAGGAGATCTACCGTGCGCTCATCGACGCAAGCTTCGACTTCGTCTTCCGGCTCGACCTCGACGGGCGGTTCGTCCACGAGGTCGGCGGTCGGGCAGTCCACGACACGCAGTCGATAGACGCGTTTCTTGGGTACGGCGACGAGGGGCTCGACGGAACGCCGATCACGGTCGCCCATCCCAATCAGGAGACGACCGACTGGGCGTGGTCGCTGTTCGACCGGGTGCTGAACGGCGAGACGGTCGAGGCGCGGTACTTCCCGCTGGAGACGAACTCGGGAGAGATCGTGTATGTGGACCTCCGGGGTGCGCCGATCTACGACGGCGACGTCCCCCCGGAGGAGCGGTCGCCCGAGGACATCGTCGGGGTCCAGGGGACCGCCCGGGACGCGACCGAGCGGAAGCGACGCGACGGGTTGATAAGCGTCATCAACCGCATCCTGCGGCACAACCTCCGGAACGACGTGGGCGTGATCGACGGCTACGCCGAACTCCTCGAGTCGAACGTGAACGACGGCGAGAACGCGGCCCTGGCCGGACGGATCCGGACCGCCGCAGACCGGCTGCTCGATCTGAGCGAGACCGCACAGAAGCTCGAGGAGAACGTCGACGCGCCCCCGGAACTGCGACCGGTAGACGTCGTGCCGGTACTCGACCGGGTGGTCGAGCAGATCGACGCGACGTATCCCGACGCGGAGATCACGGTCTCGGGACCCGAATCGGCCGTCACCGAAAGCGCCCCGCGGATGGAGACGGCGCTGTGGGAACTCGTGGACAACGCCGCAAAGCACACCGGCGAGTCTCCCGCGATCGACGTCGACGTGGCCATCGAGGGGACCGGGGAGGCCGACTCGTCGGCGACGGTGGTGATCACCGTCGCGGACGACGGTCCCGGGTTGCCGGAGATGGAGCGGTCGGTGCTGGAGGCCGGCGAGGAGGAGCCCCTCGTGCACGGCCAGGGGCTCGGGCTCTGGCTGGTGTACTGGATCGTCACGAGCCTCGAGGGCGACGTGTCGGTGGCCGACTCCCGACGGGGAACAACCATCCAGGTGCGGTTGCCGGCGGCGGAGGGGTCGGCGGAGTCGTCCGGGCCGACGTCCGGCGAGTCGTCCTGA
- a CDS encoding NAD(+)/NADH kinase, with the protein MTGEPATVGLIVNPAAGRDIRRLVGGAAVSDNYAKRRTAECALAGLASLAEPIEALVMPTVSSIADRIVDNAEGIPVRQLDTLATGHREDTHRAAERLAEIADAAIVLGGDGTTADVGFRIGEVPVAAISTGTNNVVPDSVDGTVAGIAAGLVATGRVDPDAVTYRHGWIEASVRGEADRTERGLATAGVLAEPFVGTRAILDATAYRIGVVSRASPGEIGLSGIAGAAGEHAPDDPGGIGLRFAGETDATTDPQPERILRGIVAPGVVERIGIRERHRLDPGETLSTTIEEGVLAVDGERDLELTNATVDLTVRTDGPRLIGSVKTLEIAARDGAFVTDL; encoded by the coding sequence GTGACCGGGGAGCCAGCCACCGTCGGGCTGATCGTCAACCCCGCGGCCGGCCGCGACATCCGGCGGCTCGTCGGGGGTGCCGCCGTCAGCGACAACTACGCGAAGCGCCGGACCGCCGAGTGCGCCCTCGCCGGGCTCGCCTCCCTCGCGGAGCCGATCGAGGCGCTCGTGATGCCGACCGTCAGTTCGATCGCCGACCGGATCGTCGACAACGCCGAGGGGATCCCTGTCCGACAACTCGACACCCTCGCGACCGGCCACCGCGAGGACACCCATCGCGCGGCCGAACGGCTCGCCGAGATCGCCGACGCGGCGATCGTCCTCGGCGGTGACGGCACCACCGCCGACGTCGGGTTCCGGATCGGTGAGGTGCCGGTCGCTGCGATCTCGACGGGAACGAACAACGTGGTCCCCGACTCGGTCGACGGAACCGTCGCCGGGATCGCGGCCGGGCTGGTCGCGACCGGTCGCGTGGATCCCGACGCGGTGACGTACCGCCACGGCTGGATCGAGGCGAGCGTGCGCGGGGAGGCCGACCGGACCGAGCGCGGGCTCGCGACCGCCGGCGTTCTCGCGGAGCCGTTCGTCGGGACGCGGGCGATCCTCGACGCTACGGCCTACCGGATCGGCGTCGTCTCGCGGGCGTCTCCCGGCGAAATTGGCCTCTCGGGGATCGCCGGCGCCGCGGGAGAACACGCCCCCGACGATCCCGGCGGGATCGGGCTGCGGTTCGCTGGAGAGACGGACGCGACGACCGACCCACAGCCCGAGCGGATCCTCCGGGGAATCGTCGCCCCCGGGGTGGTCGAACGGATCGGCATTCGGGAGCGTCACCGGCTCGACCCGGGCGAGACGCTGTCGACGACGATCGAGGAGGGTGTTCTCGCCGTCGACGGCGAGCGCGACCTCGAACTGACGAACGCCACCGTCGATCTCACTGTGCGAACTGACGGGCCGCGATTGATCGGGTCGGTGAAAACGCTCGAGATTGCAGCCCGCGATGGGGCGTTCGTAACTGATCTGTAG
- a CDS encoding GDP-mannose 4,6-dehydratase produces MRVLVTGGAGFIGGHVAEQLVHQGHDVTVVDNFEPYYDLGIKRHNVDAARRAAEDGDGSYELVEGSITDAETVDELVADAEIMYHQAAQAGVRKSVEEPKKVNRYNVDGTIELLEAARKHDLDRVVVASSSSVYGKPEYLPYDEEHPTTPVSPYGVSKLATEQYARVYYERYGLPTVSLRYFTVYGPRMRPNMAMTNFVSRCLHGEPPVIYGDGTQTRDFTYVTDVRRVNEQLLSDDRADGEILNVGSTDNIDITTLAAVVRDEIDPELEIVYDDPREGDAEHTHADVSKATELLEYEPTVDIREGVRQFIDWYRRNEDWYDPLVRNS; encoded by the coding sequence ATGCGAGTCCTCGTCACTGGGGGAGCCGGCTTCATCGGCGGTCACGTCGCCGAACAGCTCGTCCACCAGGGTCACGACGTCACCGTCGTCGACAACTTCGAACCGTACTACGACCTCGGAATCAAGCGACACAACGTCGATGCAGCCAGACGCGCCGCCGAGGACGGCGACGGCTCCTACGAGCTCGTCGAGGGGTCGATCACCGACGCCGAAACCGTCGACGAACTCGTTGCCGACGCCGAGATCATGTACCACCAGGCGGCCCAGGCAGGGGTCCGCAAGAGCGTCGAAGAACCCAAGAAGGTCAACCGCTACAACGTCGACGGTACGATCGAGCTCCTCGAGGCCGCCCGGAAACACGACCTCGATCGGGTCGTGGTCGCCTCCTCTTCGTCCGTCTACGGCAAGCCGGAGTACCTCCCGTACGACGAAGAGCACCCCACGACCCCCGTCTCCCCGTACGGCGTCTCCAAGCTCGCCACCGAGCAGTACGCCCGCGTGTACTACGAGCGCTACGGACTTCCGACGGTCTCTCTGCGCTACTTCACCGTCTACGGCCCCCGGATGCGCCCCAACATGGCGATGACGAACTTCGTCTCCCGGTGTCTCCACGGCGAACCGCCCGTCATCTACGGCGACGGCACCCAGACCCGCGATTTTACCTACGTCACCGACGTCCGCCGGGTCAACGAACAGCTGCTTTCCGACGACCGCGCCGACGGGGAGATCCTCAACGTCGGCTCCACGGACAACATCGACATCACCACGCTCGCGGCGGTCGTCCGCGACGAGATCGACCCCGAACTCGAGATCGTCTACGACGACCCCCGGGAAGGCGACGCCGAACACACCCACGCCGACGTCTCGAAGGCCACCGAGCTGCTGGAGTACGAACCCACCGTCGACATCCGCGAGGGCGTCCGGCAGTTCATCGACTGGTACCGCCGAAACGAGGACTGGTACGACCCGCTGGTCCGGAACTCCTGA
- a CDS encoding thiamine pyrophosphate-dependent dehydrogenase E1 component subunit alpha: MPPIDMDTEEGRIEALRRMYRIRAFESTAGELFADGELPGFVHLYKGEEAVGVGATAALESDDYITSTHRGHGHCIAKGLDTERMMAELYGKADGYCNGKGGSMHIADVEAGMLGANGIVGAGPPLATGAALTAHRNGEDRVALAFFGDGAVAQGQVHESINLAATWGLPAIFLVENNQYGEGTPMEKQHNVENLSETAEAYNIPGFTIDGMDVTAVAEAVAEARKRAIAGDGPTFIEADTYRYEGHFEGDHQPYRDEEEIEAWRERDPIDQFKQRLIDRGELTDAEFESIREEIDAEIDAAVDSAQRADPPEPHEAYEDMFAEPAPEIATFAELPRADGGDSR; the protein is encoded by the coding sequence ATGCCACCGATAGACATGGATACCGAGGAGGGGCGCATCGAGGCGCTCCGACGGATGTACCGGATCCGCGCGTTCGAGTCCACCGCGGGGGAGCTGTTCGCGGACGGCGAACTCCCCGGATTCGTCCACCTGTACAAAGGCGAGGAGGCGGTCGGCGTGGGGGCCACCGCCGCGCTCGAATCGGACGACTACATCACGAGCACCCACCGGGGCCACGGCCACTGCATCGCGAAGGGGCTCGACACCGAGCGGATGATGGCCGAACTGTACGGCAAGGCCGACGGCTACTGCAACGGCAAAGGCGGATCGATGCATATCGCCGACGTGGAGGCCGGGATGCTCGGCGCGAACGGCATCGTCGGGGCCGGCCCGCCGCTCGCGACGGGGGCGGCGTTGACCGCTCACCGGAACGGCGAAGACCGGGTCGCGCTGGCGTTCTTCGGCGACGGGGCGGTCGCACAGGGGCAGGTACACGAGTCGATAAACCTCGCTGCGACCTGGGGGTTGCCGGCGATCTTCCTGGTCGAGAACAACCAGTACGGGGAGGGGACGCCGATGGAGAAACAGCACAACGTCGAGAACCTCAGCGAGACCGCCGAGGCGTACAACATCCCGGGCTTTACGATCGACGGCATGGACGTGACCGCCGTCGCGGAGGCCGTCGCGGAGGCTCGAAAGCGGGCGATCGCCGGCGACGGGCCGACGTTCATCGAGGCGGACACCTACCGCTACGAGGGACACTTCGAGGGCGACCATCAGCCGTATCGCGACGAGGAGGAGATCGAGGCCTGGCGCGAGCGGGACCCCATCGACCAGTTCAAACAACGGCTGATCGATCGCGGAGAGCTCACCGACGCGGAGTTCGAATCGATCCGGGAGGAGATCGACGCCGAGATCGACGCGGCAGTCGACAGCGCACAGCGAGCCGACCCGCCCGAACCACACGAGGCTTACGAGGACATGTTCGCGGAACCTGCACCGGAGATCGCAACATTCGCTGAACTGCCCCGCGCCGACGGGGGTGATTCCCGATGA
- a CDS encoding 2-oxo acid dehydrogenase subunit E2 has product MGYLVKMPKLGMEMSQGTVVAWLFEEGDGVEAGEPIAEIESEKTTAEIEAREDGVLGRILLAEGETCEPGDPIGIVVGPDEDVAEFEAAIGGTGDGDLSPDAEPAAESTTDGEPEEITAGESGADAESAVDVKATPRARKRAEELGVDLVGIDGTGPSGAVSADDVEAAAEGKEESPDEETAESASEAAGLTVSEERTFGQMRRTIATRLGESYREAVHVTEHRHADAEALLSAADVADEELGVDVSLPDVLLVALSAALEEHPEFNATFEDDTHRLYEEHNVGLAVDVEQGLLTPVLRDVGSLSLEEIAQRRRELTRRVLDGEYDMSDLQGGTFTVTNLGTFGIEQFDPIINPPQIAILGVNAIDEHAVRGDDGVTFRRQLPLSLSFDHRVVDGADAARFLETLVEHVENPWPLLPDAVSVTADVATSGEAVELPERTVRTHLREDLSGWIAAGSFEWEFDVTEKFGGSGGPTPIDYYLGALSSCLASSIGIQADIRDVELEELSVEAEAAPAEGSVESLAARVTIDGDTDDETLERLVENGERTCHVAELLREDVPLELGWERP; this is encoded by the coding sequence ATGGGATACCTCGTCAAGATGCCGAAACTCGGCATGGAGATGTCGCAGGGAACAGTCGTCGCGTGGCTCTTCGAAGAGGGAGACGGCGTCGAGGCGGGAGAACCGATCGCGGAGATCGAATCAGAGAAGACGACCGCCGAAATCGAGGCCCGCGAGGACGGCGTCCTCGGGCGGATCCTGCTCGCGGAGGGGGAGACCTGCGAGCCGGGGGATCCGATCGGGATCGTCGTCGGCCCGGACGAGGACGTCGCCGAGTTCGAGGCAGCGATCGGAGGAACTGGGGACGGCGATCTGTCCCCGGACGCGGAACCTGCCGCAGAGTCCACCACGGACGGCGAACCGGAGGAGATCACGGCGGGCGAATCGGGAGCCGACGCCGAGTCTGCTGTGGACGTGAAAGCGACCCCGCGCGCCCGCAAGCGGGCCGAGGAACTCGGCGTCGACCTCGTGGGGATCGACGGGACCGGTCCAAGCGGGGCAGTGAGCGCCGACGACGTCGAGGCCGCCGCCGAGGGAAAAGAGGAGTCCCCCGACGAGGAGACAGCCGAGAGCGCCTCGGAGGCGGCCGGCCTCACCGTCAGCGAGGAGCGCACCTTCGGACAGATGCGCCGGACGATCGCAACGCGGCTCGGGGAGAGCTACCGCGAGGCGGTCCACGTCACCGAGCACCGCCACGCCGACGCCGAGGCGCTGCTTTCTGCGGCCGACGTCGCCGACGAGGAGCTCGGGGTCGACGTCTCCCTCCCGGACGTCCTGCTGGTCGCGCTGTCGGCCGCTCTCGAAGAGCACCCCGAGTTCAACGCGACGTTCGAGGACGACACCCACCGGCTCTACGAGGAGCACAACGTCGGCCTCGCGGTCGACGTCGAACAGGGGCTGTTGACGCCGGTGTTGCGCGACGTCGGCTCGCTGTCGCTCGAAGAGATCGCACAACGCCGACGCGAGCTCACCCGGCGCGTACTCGACGGCGAGTACGACATGTCGGACCTCCAGGGCGGGACGTTCACGGTGACGAACCTGGGAACCTTCGGCATCGAGCAGTTCGACCCGATCATCAACCCCCCACAGATCGCGATCCTGGGGGTCAACGCGATCGACGAGCACGCCGTACGTGGCGACGACGGCGTGACGTTCCGCCGGCAGCTTCCCCTCTCGCTGTCGTTCGATCACCGGGTCGTCGACGGCGCCGACGCGGCGCGGTTCCTCGAGACGCTCGTCGAGCACGTCGAGAACCCCTGGCCGCTGTTGCCCGACGCGGTGTCTGTGACCGCCGACGTGGCGACTTCGGGCGAGGCGGTCGAACTCCCGGAGCGAACCGTGAGGACGCATCTCCGGGAGGATCTCTCGGGGTGGATCGCGGCCGGCTCCTTCGAGTGGGAGTTCGACGTCACCGAGAAGTTCGGCGGCAGCGGCGGCCCGACGCCGATCGACTACTACCTGGGCGCGCTGTCGTCGTGTCTGGCCTCCAGCATCGGCATCCAGGCTGACATCCGCGACGTGGAACTCGAGGAACTCTCCGTCGAGGCCGAGGCTGCTCCAGCGGAGGGTTCCGTCGAATCGCTCGCTGCCCGGGTGACGATCGACGGCGACACCGACGACGAGACGCTGGAACGGCTCGTGGAAAACGGCGAGCGAACCTGTCACGTCGCGGAGTTGCTCCGCGAGGACGTCCCGCTCGAACTCGGCTGGGAGCGTCCCTGA
- a CDS encoding PRC-barrel domain-containing protein translates to MSPIFASELAGDPVMTTEGVEIGTLENVTVDPETGTLDAFIVVPNSGRIDAFDRNEEGQLLVPATSVKARSDYLLVEPDGG, encoded by the coding sequence ATGTCCCCGATCTTCGCCTCCGAACTCGCAGGCGACCCCGTGATGACGACCGAGGGGGTCGAAATCGGAACCCTCGAAAACGTGACGGTGGACCCCGAAACCGGTACGCTCGATGCGTTCATCGTCGTCCCGAACTCCGGACGGATCGACGCGTTCGACCGCAACGAGGAGGGTCAACTCCTCGTTCCTGCCACGAGCGTCAAAGCACGGAGTGATTACCTGCTCGTCGAGCCCGACGGTGGGTGA
- a CDS encoding pyridoxamine 5'-phosphate oxidase family protein: MIDRPPSVGNVMSESDARALLEESFTGVLSLGAGSRGYGVPMSYHYDLDQDRIVVGFVNGSGSKKEAFVEAGAEVTLTVYTMDDVDVWESVVATGTLSPVNGNSIPEEFVPVFFTRDPESVDQREWNDLDEWERQWYEIRVQDVSGRHSGQTPVRE; encoded by the coding sequence ATGATCGACCGGCCACCGAGCGTTGGCAACGTGATGAGCGAGTCGGACGCGCGGGCGTTGCTCGAAGAATCCTTCACCGGCGTGTTGAGTCTGGGTGCCGGGAGTCGAGGCTACGGCGTGCCGATGTCGTATCACTACGACCTGGACCAGGATCGGATCGTCGTGGGATTCGTCAACGGCTCCGGGAGCAAGAAGGAGGCGTTCGTGGAGGCGGGGGCCGAGGTGACGCTGACGGTGTACACCATGGACGACGTCGACGTCTGGGAGAGCGTCGTCGCGACCGGGACCCTCTCTCCCGTCAACGGGAACTCGATCCCCGAGGAGTTCGTGCCGGTGTTTTTTACGCGGGATCCGGAGTCGGTAGACCAGCGGGAGTGGAACGATCTCGACGAATGGGAACGCCAGTGGTACGAGATCCGGGTGCAGGACGTGTCCGGACGCCACAGCGGACAGACGCCCGTTAGAGAGTAG